From one Mycobacterium colombiense CECT 3035 genomic stretch:
- a CDS encoding cytochrome c oxidase subunit 3 yields the protein MTELADKRGRVRAVPGQPDMWAFVLFETLVFTGYFGFYLFSRGRNPELFLHSQAHLDLRVGVFNTLVLLLSSWSVARCVQSARAGAYAAALRDVFITAGFAVVFLSFKVFEWARLVQAGNGMERNDFFMFYFFLTGIHFVHLLIGFVVLGIIVYQIRSPARRSQEIIETGATYWHTVDFLWVLIFALLYVVR from the coding sequence GTGACCGAACTAGCCGACAAGCGCGGACGCGTCAGGGCCGTACCTGGCCAGCCCGACATGTGGGCCTTCGTATTGTTCGAGACCCTGGTATTCACCGGCTATTTCGGCTTCTACCTGTTCTCGCGGGGACGCAATCCCGAGCTGTTCCTGCACTCGCAGGCTCATCTCGACCTGCGCGTCGGGGTCTTCAACACCCTGGTCCTGCTGCTCAGCTCATGGTCGGTGGCGCGGTGTGTTCAGTCGGCCCGCGCCGGCGCCTATGCGGCGGCCCTCAGGGATGTTTTCATCACGGCGGGTTTCGCCGTGGTGTTCCTGTCCTTCAAGGTTTTCGAGTGGGCCCGGTTGGTTCAGGCCGGAAACGGCATGGAGCGCAACGACTTCTTCATGTTCTATTTCTTTCTCACCGGAATCCACTTTGTCCATCTGCTGATCGGCTTCGTCGTCCTCGGCATCATCGTCTACCAGATACGGAGTCCGGCGCGGCGCTCCCAGGAAATCATCGAAACCGGCGCAACCTATTGGCACACCGTGGATTTCCTGTGGGTGCTCATCTTTGCGCTGCTCTACGTGGTGAGGTGA
- a CDS encoding enoyl-CoA hydratase/isomerase family protein → MVDLEIDDGLAVVTIDRPHARNAIGLDTMDQLEKALDAAAGAQALVLKGAGDKAFVSGGDLKELSALRTEEDAAAMARRMRSICDQLADFPAPVLAALNGHAFGGGAEVAVAADIRVAADDIKIAFNQVQLEIMPAWGGAERLAALVGNSKALLLAGSGTALTAVEAERIGLVDQVVPRGVFDSPDHGWRAVARSLARRPATEIKRVIRGVSPEEAIASFARLWVADPHWQAAERVMNRNTKPRPAAGGAS, encoded by the coding sequence ATGGTGGACCTGGAGATCGACGACGGGTTGGCGGTGGTCACCATCGATCGCCCGCACGCGCGCAACGCCATCGGTCTGGACACCATGGACCAGCTGGAGAAGGCGCTCGACGCGGCGGCCGGGGCGCAGGCGCTGGTGCTCAAGGGTGCTGGGGACAAGGCCTTCGTCTCGGGCGGCGACCTCAAGGAATTGAGCGCGCTGCGCACCGAGGAGGACGCCGCCGCGATGGCCCGGCGGATGCGGTCCATCTGCGATCAGCTCGCGGATTTCCCGGCTCCAGTCCTCGCCGCGCTCAACGGTCACGCATTCGGCGGCGGGGCCGAAGTCGCTGTCGCCGCCGACATCCGCGTGGCCGCCGACGACATCAAGATCGCCTTCAACCAGGTGCAGCTCGAGATCATGCCGGCCTGGGGCGGCGCCGAGCGACTGGCCGCGCTGGTCGGAAACAGCAAGGCGCTGCTGCTGGCCGGTTCCGGAACCGCCCTCACCGCGGTCGAAGCAGAACGCATCGGCTTGGTGGATCAGGTCGTGCCCCGCGGCGTGTTCGACTCGCCCGACCACGGGTGGCGAGCCGTCGCACGATCGCTGGCGCGCCGGCCGGCGACTGAGATAAAGCGGGTAATCCGAGGAGTTTCTCCTGAGGAGGCGATAGCATCCTTCGCACGGTTATGGGTTGCGGACCCGCACTGGCAGGCCGCAGAACGGGTGATGAACCGCAACACCAAGCCGCGCCCGGCAGCCGGAGGAGCGTCATGA
- a CDS encoding (2Fe-2S)-binding protein, with the protein MFVCLCNGVTSQTVCDAVECGASTTKEVAQACGAGADCGRCRRTVQAILRSSNPDRTPNPR; encoded by the coding sequence GTGTTCGTGTGCCTGTGCAATGGAGTCACCAGCCAAACGGTGTGCGATGCCGTGGAGTGCGGCGCATCGACCACCAAGGAAGTCGCGCAGGCGTGCGGCGCGGGCGCCGACTGCGGGCGCTGCCGGCGCACGGTGCAGGCCATCCTGCGGTCCTCCAACCCGGATCGGACTCCGAACCCGCGCTAG
- a CDS encoding lipoprotein LpqH, giving the protein MRNRILAAAAVLAVVAVGACTSRPPTQLASTAHVTVNGNDRNFHIVKCSQREWSRTIEIGGNFAGAKLVIDESAQPATVESVHIQNLGGFSGMYSRGDGGSADMSMTGDKFTVSGTANGYRTDKPGEPADATYKIFVSC; this is encoded by the coding sequence ATGCGGAACCGAATCCTGGCCGCCGCTGCGGTCCTGGCCGTTGTTGCGGTCGGCGCGTGCACGTCGCGGCCACCAACGCAACTCGCCAGCACGGCACACGTCACCGTGAACGGCAACGACCGGAACTTCCACATCGTGAAGTGCAGCCAGCGGGAGTGGAGCCGGACGATCGAAATCGGCGGCAACTTCGCCGGCGCCAAGCTCGTCATCGACGAGAGCGCCCAACCGGCGACGGTCGAGTCCGTACACATCCAAAACCTGGGCGGCTTCAGCGGCATGTACTCGCGGGGCGACGGCGGCAGCGCGGACATGAGCATGACGGGCGACAAATTCACCGTCTCCGGCACCGCCAACGGGTACCGGACCGATAAACCGGGCGAACCGGCGGACGCCACCTACAAGATCTTTGTGTCGTGCTGA
- a CDS encoding alpha-keto acid decarboxylase family protein produces MTDAATDPAYTVGDYLLDRLAELGVSEIFGVPGDYNLEFLDHIVAHPSIRWVGTANELNAGYAADGYGRLRGMSALVTTFGVGELSAANAVAGSYAEQVPVVHIVGGPSKDAQGTRRALHHSLGDGDFEHFLRVSREITCAQANLMPATARREIDRVLSEVREQKRPGYILLSTDVARFPTEPPEAPLPRYTGGTSPRALAMFVEAATELIGDHQLTVLADLLVHRLQAIKELEALLAADVVPHATLMWGKSLLDESSPNFLGIYAGSASAPAVRTAIEEAPVLVTAGVVFTDMVSGFFSQRIDPARTIDVGQYQSSVAGEVFAPLEMGAALEALATILVRRATSSPPVVSPPAAPLPPPPPRDQPLTQKMLWDRLCVALTPGNVVLADQGTSFYGMADHRLPQGVTFIGQPLWGSIGYTLPAALGAAVAHPDRRIVLIIGDGAAQLTVQELGAFSREGLSPVIVVVNNDGYTIERAIHGETAPYNDIVNWTWTDVPGALGVTDHLAFRVQTYGELDDALTAAAENQDRMVFVEVVLPRLEIPNLLVELVQPTSPDGSPRR; encoded by the coding sequence GTGACTGATGCCGCGACCGATCCCGCATACACCGTCGGTGACTACCTGTTGGACCGTCTCGCCGAGCTCGGCGTCTCGGAGATCTTCGGCGTTCCCGGCGATTACAACCTGGAATTCCTCGACCACATCGTTGCCCACCCCAGCATTCGCTGGGTCGGCACCGCCAACGAGCTCAACGCCGGCTACGCCGCCGACGGGTATGGGCGGCTGCGCGGAATGTCAGCGCTGGTAACGACTTTCGGCGTCGGCGAACTCTCCGCGGCCAACGCGGTCGCGGGCAGCTACGCCGAGCAGGTACCCGTTGTGCACATCGTCGGCGGCCCGTCCAAGGACGCCCAGGGCACCCGGCGGGCGCTGCACCATTCACTCGGCGACGGGGATTTCGAGCACTTCTTGCGGGTCAGCCGCGAAATCACCTGCGCACAAGCCAATCTCATGCCCGCGACGGCCCGCCGCGAGATCGACAGGGTGCTGTCGGAGGTGCGCGAGCAGAAGCGCCCCGGCTACATCCTGCTGTCCACCGACGTGGCCCGCTTCCCCACCGAGCCGCCCGAGGCGCCGCTGCCGCGCTACACGGGTGGCACCAGCCCCCGCGCGCTGGCGATGTTCGTCGAGGCCGCGACCGAACTCATCGGCGACCATCAGCTCACCGTGCTCGCCGACCTGCTGGTGCACCGGCTGCAGGCGATCAAGGAACTCGAGGCACTGCTGGCCGCCGACGTGGTGCCGCACGCCACGTTGATGTGGGGGAAGAGTCTGCTCGACGAGAGCTCACCCAACTTCCTGGGCATCTACGCCGGGTCCGCCAGCGCGCCGGCGGTGCGCACCGCGATCGAAGAGGCACCGGTGCTGGTCACCGCCGGCGTGGTGTTCACCGACATGGTCAGCGGCTTCTTCAGCCAGCGCATCGACCCGGCCCGCACCATCGACGTCGGCCAGTATCAGAGCAGCGTGGCCGGAGAAGTGTTCGCGCCGTTGGAGATGGGTGCGGCGCTCGAGGCGCTGGCGACCATCCTGGTCCGGCGCGCAACCTCGTCACCGCCGGTGGTGTCGCCGCCGGCTGCACCGCTGCCGCCGCCCCCGCCGCGCGACCAACCGCTCACCCAGAAGATGTTGTGGGACCGCCTGTGCGTGGCCCTCACACCGGGCAACGTGGTGCTTGCCGACCAGGGCACCTCGTTTTACGGCATGGCCGACCATCGGCTGCCGCAGGGCGTGACCTTCATCGGTCAACCCCTTTGGGGCTCAATCGGTTACACATTGCCCGCCGCGCTCGGGGCGGCGGTGGCGCATCCGGACCGCAGGATAGTGTTGATCATCGGGGACGGCGCCGCACAGCTGACCGTCCAAGAGCTGGGCGCGTTCTCCCGCGAGGGCCTGTCCCCCGTCATCGTGGTGGTGAACAACGACGGCTACACCATCGAACGGGCGATCCACGGCGAGACCGCGCCGTACAACGACATCGTCAATTGGACGTGGACGGATGTGCCCGGCGCACTGGGCGTCACCGACCACCTGGCGTTCCGGGTCCAAACCTACGGCGAACTCGACGACGCCCTGACCGCCGCCGCGGAGAACCAGGACCGCATGGTGTTCGTCGAGGTGGTGTTGCCGCGGCTCGAAATCCCCAACCTGCTGGTCGAACTCGTCCAACCGACGTCACCGGACGGCAGCCCGCGACGCTGA
- a CDS encoding cytochrome P450 — MSTFDSIDFFTDPSLVPDPHPYFDYLRSQNPVLRLPHYGVVAVTGYEEATEIYKDPETFSNIVALGGPFPPLPFTPEGDDIGPQIDEHRSSFPMFEHMVTMDPPDHTKARSVLAKLLTPSRLKQNEEFMWRLADRQLDEFLHNGECEFIAEYSKPFATLVIADLLGVPEEDHKEFRTVLGADRPGARVGALDHESVGINPLEWLDDKFCHYIEDRRREPRGDVLTFLAEAKYPDGSTPPVIEVVRSATFLFAAGQETTAKLLSAALQVLGDRPDIQQQVREDRSLIPLFIEESLRMESPVKSDSRLARKATTIGGVDIPAGTVVMILPGAANRDPRRFENPHEFDLRRKNVREHMAFARGVHSCPGGPLARVEGRVSIERILDRMPHIEVNEAHHGPAAERRYTYEPTYILRGLSELHLSFTTADAVAPVA, encoded by the coding sequence ATGAGCACCTTCGACTCGATCGACTTCTTCACCGATCCGTCACTGGTCCCAGATCCACACCCGTACTTCGACTACCTGCGCAGCCAGAACCCGGTGCTGCGCCTGCCGCACTACGGCGTCGTCGCGGTCACCGGTTACGAAGAAGCCACCGAGATCTACAAGGACCCGGAGACGTTTTCCAACATCGTCGCGCTCGGCGGGCCGTTCCCGCCGCTCCCCTTCACGCCCGAAGGCGATGACATCGGCCCGCAGATCGACGAGCACCGCAGCTCCTTTCCGATGTTCGAGCACATGGTCACCATGGATCCGCCGGACCACACCAAGGCCCGATCGGTGCTCGCCAAGCTGCTGACGCCGAGCCGGCTCAAGCAGAACGAGGAGTTCATGTGGCGCCTCGCCGACCGTCAGCTCGACGAGTTCCTGCACAACGGCGAGTGCGAGTTCATCGCCGAATACTCAAAACCCTTCGCCACCTTGGTGATCGCCGACCTGCTCGGCGTCCCGGAGGAGGACCATAAGGAGTTTCGCACCGTCTTGGGTGCCGACCGCCCCGGCGCGCGGGTCGGGGCACTTGATCACGAATCGGTCGGGATCAACCCGCTCGAGTGGCTCGACGACAAGTTCTGTCACTACATCGAGGATCGCCGCCGCGAACCGCGCGGCGACGTGCTGACGTTCCTGGCGGAAGCGAAATACCCGGACGGCTCGACGCCCCCGGTGATCGAGGTCGTCCGCTCGGCGACGTTCCTTTTCGCCGCCGGCCAGGAGACCACCGCCAAGCTGCTCAGCGCCGCTTTGCAGGTCCTGGGCGACCGGCCCGACATCCAGCAGCAGGTGCGCGAGGACCGCAGCCTGATTCCGTTGTTCATCGAGGAATCGCTGCGGATGGAGAGCCCGGTGAAGAGCGATTCCCGGCTGGCCCGCAAGGCCACCACGATCGGCGGGGTCGACATCCCCGCGGGCACCGTGGTGATGATCCTGCCGGGCGCGGCCAACCGCGACCCCCGCCGGTTCGAGAACCCGCACGAGTTCGACCTGCGCCGCAAGAACGTCCGCGAACACATGGCCTTTGCCCGTGGCGTGCACTCCTGCCCCGGGGGCCCGCTCGCCCGAGTCGAGGGCCGCGTCTCGATCGAGCGGATCCTGGACCGGATGCCGCACATCGAGGTCAACGAGGCCCATCACGGCCCGGCCGCCGAGCGCCGCTACACCTACGAGCCGACCTACATCCTGCGCGGCCTGAGCGAATTGCACCTGTCGTTCACCACCGCGGACGCGGTCGCGCCGGTGGCTTAG
- a CDS encoding cytochrome C oxidase subunit IV family protein — protein MIVIRFNRRLLFVWAILAALTLAYLWIDRAADGALKSSAVVTSSVIVIALVKVRIIFREFMEVRDAPVLLCRLTDAWVVLIAVVLLGCYFVGMQVR, from the coding sequence GTGATAGTAATCAGATTCAACAGGAGGTTGCTGTTCGTCTGGGCGATCTTGGCCGCGTTGACGCTTGCCTATCTGTGGATAGACCGCGCCGCCGACGGGGCGCTGAAGTCCAGCGCCGTGGTCACCTCGAGCGTCATCGTGATCGCACTGGTCAAGGTGCGCATCATCTTTCGCGAGTTCATGGAGGTGCGGGACGCCCCGGTCCTGCTGTGCCGACTCACCGACGCGTGGGTGGTGTTGATCGCCGTCGTGCTGCTCGGCTGTTACTTCGTCGGGATGCAGGTCCGGTAG
- a CDS encoding FadD3 family acyl-CoA ligase, translated as MVLSAADRFGDAEAVVDGPLRLTFRQVVERIRCAAGAFADLGVEKGDRIAIWAPNSAEWIIAAFGLLTAGGVLVPVNTRFKAEEAGDIIVRSKVKAVLVQKGFLDQDYTAPAGVPVIDLKSDFLSSGSPFERAVSGSDTSDIIFTSGTTGRPKGAMLSHGQTLRMYEEWATLADLREGDRYLQINPYFHTFGLKAGLVTSFLRGATMLPVAVFDVDTVVKLIERERITMLPGPPTLYHSLLTVGDKSKLSTLRAGVTGAADIPVELVRRIHDELPFQTLMTGYGLTEAGNVTLSLPGDSFEDVATTAGVPCDGVEVRIADDGEVLVRGYGVMKGYLDEPEATAQAIDDEGWLHTGDLGDFTETGRLRIVGRKKDMFIVGGFNAYPAEIEGFLLNHPAVAQAAVIGVPDERMGQVGKAFVVREGDVSADELIGWCRDRMAGFKVPRTVEFLNSLPLNATGKVMKDQLR; from the coding sequence ATGGTCTTGAGCGCGGCGGACCGCTTCGGCGATGCGGAAGCAGTGGTCGACGGTCCGCTGCGCTTGACTTTCCGGCAGGTGGTCGAGCGGATACGTTGCGCCGCAGGTGCGTTCGCCGACCTCGGTGTCGAAAAGGGTGACCGGATCGCGATCTGGGCGCCCAATTCGGCCGAATGGATCATCGCGGCGTTCGGGTTGCTCACCGCGGGTGGTGTGCTCGTCCCGGTCAACACCCGGTTCAAGGCCGAAGAGGCCGGCGACATCATCGTCCGCAGCAAGGTGAAGGCCGTCCTGGTCCAGAAGGGATTTCTGGACCAGGATTACACCGCTCCCGCCGGCGTGCCGGTCATCGACCTGAAGTCCGACTTCCTGTCCAGCGGTTCACCATTCGAGCGCGCGGTGAGCGGCAGCGACACCTCGGACATCATCTTCACCTCGGGCACCACCGGGCGCCCGAAGGGCGCGATGCTGAGCCACGGCCAGACGCTGCGCATGTATGAGGAGTGGGCGACGCTCGCCGACCTGCGCGAGGGTGACCGCTATTTGCAGATCAACCCGTACTTTCACACCTTCGGGCTGAAGGCGGGGCTGGTCACGTCTTTCCTGCGCGGTGCCACGATGCTGCCCGTTGCGGTGTTCGATGTCGACACGGTCGTGAAACTCATTGAACGCGAACGCATCACGATGCTTCCCGGGCCGCCGACGTTGTACCACTCGTTGCTGACGGTGGGTGACAAGTCCAAGCTGTCGACGTTGCGGGCCGGCGTCACCGGGGCCGCCGACATCCCCGTCGAACTGGTCCGCCGCATCCACGACGAACTGCCGTTCCAGACGCTGATGACCGGTTACGGGCTCACCGAGGCCGGTAACGTCACCCTCTCGCTGCCCGGCGACTCCTTCGAGGATGTCGCCACCACCGCGGGCGTGCCGTGCGACGGGGTCGAGGTGCGCATCGCCGACGACGGCGAGGTGCTGGTCCGCGGCTACGGGGTCATGAAGGGCTATCTCGACGAGCCGGAGGCCACCGCCCAGGCGATCGACGACGAGGGTTGGCTGCACACCGGAGATCTGGGCGACTTCACCGAGACGGGCCGGCTGCGCATCGTCGGCCGGAAAAAGGACATGTTCATCGTCGGCGGCTTCAACGCCTATCCGGCCGAGATCGAGGGCTTCCTGCTCAACCACCCGGCCGTCGCGCAGGCGGCCGTCATCGGTGTCCCCGACGAACGGATGGGCCAGGTCGGCAAGGCGTTCGTGGTCCGCGAAGGCGACGTCAGCGCCGACGAATTGATCGGCTGGTGTCGCGACCGCATGGCCGGATTCAAGGTGCCGCGCACGGTAGAGTTCCTCAATTCACTCCCACTCAACGCGACGGGGAAAGTGATGAAGGACCAACTCCGATGA
- a CDS encoding SRPBCC family protein, with protein MALKESRDIVIEASPEEILDVIADFEAMPEWSEPHQSAEILDTGDDGRPRQVRMKVRVAGITDEQVIAYTWGDNVVSWKLVSSSQQKAQDGKYTLVPQDNGTLVKFELLADPNVPLPGFVLKRAVKGTIDSATKALRERVLQVKKGK; from the coding sequence ATGGCACTGAAAGAATCCCGCGACATCGTCATCGAAGCCAGTCCGGAAGAGATTCTGGACGTCATCGCCGACTTCGAAGCGATGCCCGAATGGTCGGAGCCGCACCAGAGTGCGGAGATCCTCGACACCGGCGACGACGGGCGTCCCCGCCAAGTGAGGATGAAGGTCCGGGTCGCCGGGATCACCGACGAGCAGGTGATCGCCTACACCTGGGGCGACAACGTGGTGAGCTGGAAGCTGGTCAGCTCCTCGCAGCAGAAGGCGCAGGACGGGAAGTACACGCTGGTGCCGCAGGACAACGGGACCCTGGTCAAGTTCGAGCTTCTCGCCGACCCGAACGTGCCGCTGCCCGGCTTCGTGCTCAAGCGCGCCGTGAAGGGAACGATCGATTCGGCGACCAAGGCGCTGCGCGAGCGGGTGCTCCAGGTCAAGAAGGGCAAGTAG
- a CDS encoding amidohydrolase family protein, whose product MGQLSHREDVPFPIFDADNHLYEPPEALTKYLPKAYKDYVQYVQVNGRTKIAIRGHISNYIPNPTFEVVARPGAWEEYFKYGNPDGKSKRELFGEPMRAIPAFFEPGPRLEKMNELGLDRTLMFPTLASLLEERLRDDPVAIHVLVHALNEWLDDVWGFNYQNRIFTTPVITLPIVEKAIEELEWAVKRGARCILIRPAPVPGFRGPRSFAVPEFDPFWERVVEYDLLVGMHSSDSGYSRYTSEWDGAEQEMLPFQTNAMGILNEWRPIQDAVGSWVIHGALYRHPKLKVAIVEAGSKWMTPLLDGLAEVFRKAPEVFPSDPVEMVKNRIHVSPFFEDGIDDLVNLVGVDQVLYGSDWPHPEGLAEPTFYVNALSHLSVEDQAKIMGGNLGRLVTV is encoded by the coding sequence ATGGGCCAGTTGTCGCACCGGGAAGACGTCCCGTTTCCAATCTTTGACGCGGATAACCACCTGTACGAGCCGCCGGAGGCGCTGACCAAGTACCTGCCCAAGGCGTACAAGGACTACGTCCAGTACGTGCAGGTCAACGGGCGGACGAAGATCGCGATCCGCGGCCACATCAGCAACTACATTCCCAACCCGACCTTCGAGGTCGTCGCCCGGCCGGGCGCCTGGGAGGAGTACTTCAAGTACGGCAACCCGGACGGCAAGAGCAAGCGCGAGCTGTTCGGTGAGCCGATGCGGGCGATCCCGGCGTTCTTCGAGCCCGGCCCGCGCCTGGAGAAGATGAACGAGCTTGGCCTGGACCGCACCCTGATGTTCCCCACGCTGGCCAGCCTGCTCGAGGAGCGGCTGCGCGACGACCCGGTCGCCATCCACGTCCTGGTCCACGCGCTGAACGAGTGGCTCGACGACGTCTGGGGCTTCAACTACCAGAACCGGATCTTCACCACGCCGGTCATCACCCTGCCGATCGTCGAGAAGGCGATCGAGGAACTGGAGTGGGCCGTCAAGCGCGGTGCGCGTTGCATCCTGATCCGTCCGGCGCCGGTCCCGGGCTTCCGTGGACCACGGTCGTTCGCGGTGCCCGAGTTCGACCCCTTCTGGGAGCGGGTCGTCGAGTACGACTTGCTGGTCGGCATGCACTCGAGCGACAGCGGCTACTCGCGCTACACCTCCGAGTGGGACGGTGCCGAACAGGAAATGCTGCCCTTCCAGACCAACGCGATGGGCATCCTCAACGAGTGGCGGCCGATCCAGGACGCGGTGGGGTCGTGGGTGATTCACGGCGCGCTCTACCGCCACCCGAAGCTGAAGGTCGCGATCGTCGAGGCCGGCTCGAAGTGGATGACTCCGCTGCTGGACGGCCTCGCCGAGGTGTTCCGGAAGGCCCCGGAAGTCTTCCCGAGCGACCCCGTGGAGATGGTCAAGAACCGGATCCACGTCAGCCCGTTCTTCGAGGACGGCATCGACGATCTGGTCAACCTCGTCGGTGTGGATCAGGTGCTGTACGGCTCGGACTGGCCGCACCCGGAGGGGTTGGCGGAGCCGACGTTCTACGTCAACGCGCTGTCACACCTGTCGGTTGAGGACCAGGCAAAGATCATGGGCGGCAACCTCGGTCGACTCGTCACGGTGTGA
- a CDS encoding CaiB/BaiF CoA transferase family protein, with amino-acid sequence MGGGGPLAGVRVIELGGIGPGPHAGMLLADLGADVVRVRRPMGGLTMPAEGRDLLHRGKRIVDLDVKTQPQALLNLAAKADVLLDCFRPGTCERLGIGPEDCAAVNPRLIFARITGWGQDGPLAPTAGHDINYLSRTGALSALGYADRPPMAPLNLVADFGGGSMLVVIGIAAALYERERSGAGQVIDAAMVDGVSLLAQMMWTMKSTGALRDRRESFLLDGGAPFYGCYATADGQYVAVGAIEPQFFAALLAGLGLSPDDVPAQHDKASYPRMREVFTRRFASRTRDEWAQTFAGTDACVTPVLTWSEAAADEHLRARSTVITAHGADQAAPAPRFSRTPSGPVGAPPAATTPVSEIDW; translated from the coding sequence GTGGGCGGCGGCGGTCCGCTGGCCGGGGTGCGCGTCATCGAACTCGGCGGCATCGGACCCGGGCCGCACGCCGGGATGCTGCTCGCCGACCTGGGCGCCGACGTGGTGCGGGTGCGCCGGCCGATGGGCGGGCTCACGATGCCGGCCGAGGGCCGGGACCTGCTGCACCGCGGCAAGCGAATCGTCGACCTCGACGTCAAGACGCAACCGCAGGCACTGCTGAACCTCGCCGCCAAGGCCGACGTGCTGCTGGACTGCTTCCGGCCCGGCACCTGCGAGCGGCTCGGCATCGGTCCCGAGGATTGCGCGGCGGTCAACCCCCGCCTGATCTTCGCGCGGATCACCGGCTGGGGACAGGACGGGCCGCTGGCGCCGACCGCCGGTCACGACATCAACTACCTGTCCCGGACCGGCGCGCTGTCCGCGCTGGGCTACGCCGACCGGCCGCCGATGGCGCCGCTGAACCTGGTCGCCGACTTCGGCGGCGGGTCGATGCTGGTGGTGATCGGCATCGCCGCCGCCCTGTACGAGCGGGAACGTTCCGGCGCGGGGCAGGTGATCGACGCGGCGATGGTCGACGGGGTCAGCCTGCTGGCCCAGATGATGTGGACCATGAAGTCCACTGGCGCACTGCGGGACCGGCGAGAATCGTTTCTGCTCGACGGCGGCGCCCCGTTCTACGGCTGCTACGCGACCGCCGACGGCCAATACGTCGCCGTCGGCGCCATCGAGCCGCAATTCTTCGCGGCGTTGCTCGCCGGGCTCGGCCTGTCACCCGACGACGTGCCCGCCCAACACGACAAAGCCTCCTACCCGCGGATGCGCGAGGTCTTCACCCGACGATTCGCCAGCCGCACTCGCGACGAATGGGCACAGACCTTCGCCGGCACCGACGCGTGCGTCACGCCGGTGCTGACGTGGAGCGAGGCCGCGGCCGATGAGCACCTGCGGGCGCGGTCCACGGTGATCACCGCCCACGGCGCCGACCAGGCCGCACCCGCCCCACGCTTTTCGCGGACGCCGTCGGGGCCGGTCGGGGCGCCCCCCGCGGCGACCACGCCGGTCAGCGAAATCGACTGGTAG
- a CDS encoding TetR/AcrR family transcriptional regulator: MTSARRIGAPDAKNRVLLLDAAEQLMLEEGYAAVTSRRLANKAGLKPQLVHYYFRTMEELFLEVFRRRAEEALEAHAQMLKLPQPLWALWRFGTDPAFTRISMEFMALANHRKEMRAEIAYYAERFREEQRQAVATALERYGSRIQDEGQDIEIAPVVWTVLMSSLSRFLVLEQAIGMSAGHAETVELVENYLRRLEGEPQPIEGVAETWLVHQFRSEQSTPLGPSLDTTTAPSTANSQ; this comes from the coding sequence ATGACATCGGCCCGCAGAATCGGGGCGCCGGACGCGAAAAACCGCGTCCTGCTGCTCGATGCCGCCGAACAGTTGATGCTCGAAGAGGGCTACGCCGCGGTGACGTCGCGCCGGCTGGCGAACAAGGCCGGGCTGAAACCTCAACTGGTGCACTACTACTTCCGCACCATGGAAGAGCTGTTCCTGGAAGTCTTCCGTCGCCGGGCCGAGGAGGCGCTCGAGGCGCACGCGCAAATGCTGAAGCTGCCACAGCCGCTGTGGGCGTTGTGGCGCTTCGGCACCGATCCCGCCTTCACCCGGATTTCCATGGAATTCATGGCACTGGCCAATCACCGTAAGGAAATGCGGGCCGAAATCGCCTACTACGCCGAGCGTTTCCGCGAAGAACAGCGACAGGCCGTGGCGACTGCGCTGGAGCGCTACGGCTCCAGAATTCAAGACGAGGGCCAGGACATCGAGATCGCTCCGGTGGTGTGGACGGTGCTGATGAGCAGCCTGTCGCGCTTTCTGGTGCTCGAGCAGGCCATCGGCATGTCCGCCGGCCATGCCGAGACGGTGGAGCTGGTCGAGAACTACTTGCGCCGCCTGGAAGGCGAACCGCAGCCGATCGAGGGCGTCGCGGAGACCTGGCTGGTTCACCAATTCCGCAGCGAGCAGAGCACGCCTTTGGGTCCATCCTTGGATACGACGACGGCGCCGTCGACCGCCAACTCGCAGTGA